From the Tripterygium wilfordii isolate XIE 37 chromosome 6, ASM1340144v1, whole genome shotgun sequence genome, one window contains:
- the LOC119999782 gene encoding sufE-like protein 2, chloroplastic: MNSSSTLLTNISFSCFASQFKELSTNRGNLIQLRLKKNSEAKFFVKCNQVSDSVLYSSPPQRFNLPRPNLSVSRAGMTYEVVVEKLKRLVLEFESLTEPIDRVKRLLHYAATLPRFDESAMVEANRVTGCTTQVWLEGRLDECGRVRFCADSDSEITKGFISCLIWILDGAEPEEVLMVKAEDLGAMNVGLHGKAQSRVNTWRNVLISMQKRTMVLVAKKEIESRTSVSCCYR; the protein is encoded by the coding sequence ATGAACTCTTCTTCAACCTTATTAACTAATATTTCGTTTTCTTGCTTTGCAAGTCAATTCAAAGAGCTTAGTACCAATCGTGGAAATTTGATTCAACTAAGGCTTAAAAAGAACAGTGAAGCgaaattttttgttaaatgcAATCAAGTCTCCGATTCGGTTCTCTATTCCTCTCCGCCGCAGAGATTCAACCTTCCAAGACCTAATTTATCGGTTTCCCGCGCGGGGATGACATACGAGGTGGTTGTTGAAAAGCTTAAGAGGCTTGTTTTGGAATTTGAGTCTCTAACGGAGCCGATAGATCGAGTTAAGCGGCTACTGCACTACGCAGCGACGTTGCCTAGGTTCGACGAGTCGGCTATGGTGGAGGCAAATCGAGTCACGGGGTGTACGACTCAGGTGTGGCTGGAGGGGAGATTGGACGAGTGCGGGAGAGTGAGGTTTTGCGCGGACAGCGATTCAGAGATTACGAAAGGGTTCATTTCATGTCTGATTTGGATATTGGACGGTGCGGAGCCGGAAGAGGTGTTGATGGTGAAGGCGGAGGATTTGGGTGCTATGAATGTGGGACTCCACGGGAAGGCCCAATCGAGGGTGAACACGTGGCGCAATGTGTTGATTAGTATGCAGAAGAGGACTATGGTTTTGGTAGCCAAGAAGGAGATAGAGTCGCGGACTTCCGTCTCTTGTTGTTATCGCTGA
- the LOC119999962 gene encoding eukaryotic translation initiation factor 4B2-like, whose product MSKPWGGIGAWAAEAERAEAEEREAALAVTAAESQSFPSLKEAASTKPKKKKMNLKEFHSAPSGAVSRGGSRATEYKGLTPDEMLRLPTGPMERAPEEMQYGRLGGGFSSYGRSSGPPSGRMRDEGDGSWGGGRRSYGGFDDERRGQPSRVSDYDQPSRADEVDNWAMSKIPLRSLDTGRQNRYDSLGGGGIAGASRADEADSWAVGKKPLPTRSSNFGSGFHDSGPEPDRWTRGGWRELERERPKLVLNPPKSGSEVSVNNEAVKTDKANPFGAARPREDVLAEKGLDWRKLDLGMESKKTSRPTSEHSSRPSSVQSNRSEGLGAMQQLGMENVVKPRPKVNPFGDAKPREVLLEERGKNWRKIDLELEHRGVDRPETEEEKLLKEEIDHLKKELEKESSAKASREGPGGDRLSLEDIIIQKENELEILIRELDDKVRFGQKAIERPGSGAGRGASFVERPPSLSGSFDDSRSAEFTNRPRSRGTGGGDMWARHGDDRRSFQGGRERGFAGNRDLIRPRSRERW is encoded by the exons ATGTCGAAACCGTGGGGAGGCATCGGCGCCTGGGCCGCCGAGGCCGAGCGCGCTGAAGCTGAGGAAAGAGAAGCTGCCTTGGCCGTAACCGCTGCGGAGTCACAAAGCTTTCCTAGTCTAAAAGAAGCTGCTAGTACCAAacctaagaagaagaagatgaaccttAAGGAATTCCATTCGGCCCCCAGTGGAGCCGTTTCTCGAGGTGGGTCTCGGGCAACTGAATACAAAGGACTTACACCCGACGAGATGCTTCGGCTTCCTACTGGCCCCATGGAACGCGCTCCTGAGGAAATGCAATACGGACGACTCGGTGGCGGATTTTCGTCCTATGGCCGGTCCTCTGGACCCCCTTCTGGACGCATGCGCGACGAAGGCGATGGGTCGTGGGGTGGCGGAAGGAGGTCGTACGGTGGATTTGATGATGAGCGTAGAGGCCAGCCCTCTAGGGTTTCTGATTACGATCAACCATCTCGCGCTGATGAGGTTGATAATTGGGCAATGTCTAAGATACCTTTACGTTCCTTGGATACTGGTCGCCAGAATCGTTACGATTctcttggtggtggtggtattgCAGGTGCTTCCAGGGCTGACGAGGCGGACAGTTGGGCCGTCGGGAAGAAACCGCTTCCTACTAGATCTTCGAATTTTGGTTCAGGTTTTCATGATTCTGGACCTGAGCCTGATAGATGGACTAGGGGCGGATGGCGTGAGCTGGAGCGGGAGAGACCTAAATTGGTATTGAATCCACCAAAAAGCGGCAGCGAGGTGAGTGTAAACAATGAGGCAGTGAAGACAGACAAGGCCAATCCCTTTGGGGCAGCAAGGCCAAGAGAAGATGTATTGGCCGAGAAGGGATTAGATTGGAGGAAACTTGATTTGGGTATGGAGTCAAAGAAAACGAGCAGACCAACAAGCGAGCACTCAAGCAGGCCTTCAAGTGTGCAGTCAAACCGCTCAGAGGGGCTAGGGGCAATGCAACAGCTGGGCATGGAGAATGTGGTCAAGCCAAGACCAAAGGTGAATCCTTTTGGGGATGCAAAGCCGAGGGAAGTTTTGCTGGAGGAACGAGGTAAGAATTGGCGGAAGATTGATCTTGAATTGGAGCATCGAGGTGTGGACAG GCCtgaaacagaagaagaaaagttgttgaaagaagaaatagatCATTTAAAGAAAGAGCTTGAGAAGGAATCTAGCGCAAAAGCAAGTCGGGAAGGTCCTGGAGGAGACCGACTGAGCTTAGAGGATATAATAATTCAGAAAGAAAATGAACTGGAGATACTGATCCGTGAATTAGATGACAAAGTTCGGTTTGGTCAGAAAGCCATTGAACGGCCTGGTTCTGGAGCTGGTAGGGGCGCTAGTTTTGTGGAAAGACCACCATCTCTGTCTGGATCATTTGATGATTCTAGGAGTGCGGAATTCACAAATAGGCCTCGATCACGTGGTACAGGAGGAGGAGATATGTGGGCAAGACATGGTGATGATAGAAGGTCATTTCAAGGTGGCAGGGAAAGAGGATTTGCTGGTAACAGAGACTTGATTAG ACCGAGGTCAAGGGAGAGATGGTAA
- the LOC120000967 gene encoding uncharacterized protein LOC120000967: MHESIGIPACFTSSEKQTDDPAAITRSGQSMYMSVYQTKIAGECRLITITWCKNLLLHGLSVSVQGPEGNKHYQCKVELKPWNFWRKQGASQFIVDGRRVEVVWDFRAAKFNGETEPRSGYYVGIVSEEEVVLLLGDMKKDAYRKTGCRPSLIDPILVSRREHVFGKKKFLTRVNLNEKGKVQEISIECNSGICSNKNNNNADGFDPEMEIRLDGKLAIHVKHLHWKFRGKESIHESKTTVEVYWDVHDWLFGSGTRHGLFIFRPTTSSSSASPPSSESTPSPLPAEEDNSNGSSGFCLFLYAWKLD; encoded by the coding sequence ATGCATGAATCAATTGGGATTCCGGCTTGCTTTACATCCAGCGAGAAGCAAACTGATGATCCGGCTGCCATAACTCGGTCAGGCCAGAGTATGTACATGTCAGTCTATCAAACAAAGATAGCAGGTGAGTGCCGTCTCATCACCATCACTTGGTGCAAAAATCTATTGCTACATGGTCTATCTGTGTCTGTTCAAGGACCAGAAGGAAATAAGCATTATCAGTGCAAGGTTGAACTCAAGCCTTGGAACTTCTGGAGAAAGCAAGGGGCTAGTCAGTTTATAGTGGATGGTAGGAGAGTTGAAGTAGTTTGGGACTTCAGGGCTGCAAAGTTCAACGGCGAGACAGAGCCGCGATCAGGTTACTATGTAGGCATTGTCAGTGAAGAAGAGGTGGTTTTACTTCTTGGTGATATGAAAAAAGATGCATATAGAAAGACAGGGTGCAGGCCTTCTTTGATTGACCCCATTTTGGTTTCAAGGAGGGAACATGTTTTTGGCAAGAAGAAGTTCTTAACAAGAGTTAACTTGAATGAGAAAGGTAAAGTCCAAGAGATATCAATTGAATGCAACAGTGGCATATGCAGtaacaagaacaacaacaatGCTGATGGATTTGATCCTGAAATGGAAATAAGATTGGATGGGAAACTAGCAATTCATGTCAAGCATCTCCACTGGAAGTTCAGAGGCAAAGAGTCGATCCATGAAAGTAAAACCACAGTAGAAGTGTATTGGGATGTACATGACTGGCTCTTTGGTTCTGGTACAAGGCATGGTTTGTTCATATTTAGGCCAACTACTTCCTCATCTTCTGCATCTCCTCCATCATCAGAATCAACACCATCACCACTTCCAGCAGAGGAAGATAACTCAAATGGGTCATCtgggttttgtttgtttctatATGCTTGGAAGTTAGACTGA